In Benincasa hispida cultivar B227 chromosome 8, ASM972705v1, whole genome shotgun sequence, the sequence TCTACAACGTCagttacaaaataaatttcaatgaGACTACATTTTTTGGACCAAACAATATTTAAGTGCATTTTAAGATGCATTGGTTTCCATGCATCCCACTTTGTATAGTAAATTTATCATATGATAAATTATGATTCGACAATTTGATATGATACACAAAGATAGGTGTAATTCATGATACACTTAAGtatttctattttcaataaTCGTTAAATACGACTTGGCATGTGTTTTAGATTGCACTAATTTTTAACTGacatacttttattttttttttaattttttctctgCACATGGTTAGAGCGAATTAactacaaataataataataataattagcaAGGAACTAATATCTCTTTTTGGATTCGTCATTCTTGAATCAGACTCCAATTTTTGTTGGATCAGATACTTGTATGAACTTTGATAATTGATACTATACAATAAACATGAAGTTTTCATCTCAAATTTAATTGACAATAAAAGGAGTATATCatgaattttataataaaaattgtgATGTATTAAAAGGgtttttaattttggttataGAAGGTCCACAGATTGTTAAAGGAAAGACAAATGCTTGTTTGCTTCATTGTAACTCTCGTGCTGGTGCCGCCAATTCTGGCTTTCATGCAAGCTTAGCTGTGAAATGGACCCTTTATTGCAACACATTGTGACAAAATATTGGGTCTCATCTGCAAGATTCTTTcttgctttcttttttttttttttccttttcctcgCACTTCATTTTCATCCTTCTATATGATAcgcaaatttatataaaaaaaaaaaaaaattaatttacagTTAGAATTCACCGCCCTATAATTGATAATGAAGGttttatgaaattataaatatgaaattttaactttttttaattcatggacaccaaatttataatttatctgGTATAAAATGTTAAGTATATATACATGCACATAAATTCATCTATTAATCTTttaatatacacatatatatatactcgATTATTTGGTGTCTTTAATCTTATAAAACACAAACACAAATATGGTTACACGATATAGATACGATCAAATACGAcaattcgtcaatttctaaaaaaactaagatacaaaTATGTCTAAGGATAcgccatttttttaatatatatatttctaaaaaacgaggatactgatacattgaagatacattttttttcttaaaaaaatctaggatatagataaatttagcatacaagttaataacaatagcacaaaatagaatacaaacattgaatacaatacaaaaaaaacatttaagatgttgaagtacaatagttaataaaatgcaatagaaaagtgattcATATtataatgaagaagaagaagattagagggagaaggatgaaaataaatgaagaacttcttcatttttccttttagttttgaacTGAATaatgagctttttaaatatgttaccagttttagattgggaaagattagatgagttgcttgtcttttttctttaaaaaaagtacGTATCTGAAAAAGTATGTAGGAATATCTGATACATGTGTGATACTGATTCTTTACTTCATATGAAGTATTTGTGTTTCatagctttaatcttttaaaagttGCAATTTCATAGTGTGTTcactttttaaaaacattacATAAATATTAACAGAATACATAGGTCATTTTTGTTATcggtcatttttatttatttttaaataaaaaattccaGATTATAcgaaatggatttttttttttttaattttatgggTTAGTATTATGTCCATTTTaggaaatgaaaatataaaatatatttttaaagacATAAATATATGTACAAAAtgcttttaattcaattaatatagtgtattttgaaaataatatatcatcatTTTATTAGTTAATTCTAATGTTTTGTACAAcaaggtttaatttttttttttttttttaaaaaaaaaaaaaaaaaaaaaaaaatttaaggacGCAGCTAAAGCTTCTAAAAGATAAACGACCAAAATTTAAAGCCAAAACAAtatccccttttttttttttgaaaagaaatatcctatctcttttatttatacatgaaatgttttatgagcataaaattgagtattaataatatttgtCATAGAATATGGCGATTTTATTAGCCCTtctaattgtattttttatttttttttatttaataaataaattactagAAAAACCCCTATCAAGTTTGAACCAAACTAAATCTACCTATTTTTAAATGGCAAATAAGATTCCATCAAATACGTCATGTCAAAGTCAGTTCCAAGAGATTTTGAACCAATTAAATCTTCCAAGAGATTTTGAACCAATTATTGTTTACCTATGTATTGCAATCCTAATATATTTTGAGGCTCGCCTCCAAATCTGTAGTCAAGATACTCAATATGATTGAGGAATGAAGGTTGTCTAATCTGATTGTGTTTGAAAATTACATAGGATCCATTACCTTTACTGTTATAGATAGTGTTGTTGTAGTATGAAAATTTTACCGTTACCTTTACCATTACTGTTACTATCACTATTAGGGTCAAACAGTAACGGTAACAGTAAATGTGACAGATTCGTAATCTTAAGTAAATACGAATAAAATCAATCCAATTACATTTGCGATTCAGACCTATTACGATTGATCCATCAATGGAATCCTATTTGTAAATGTGACCTATgttgtaagtttttttttttttttttttttgagagagagaggggGGAGGAATAAAATAACTtagattttaaaacttattgTAAATAATTTCAGATATCCTTATACATAATGAAAAGAACAACTATCATGAGTTGACAATTAAGATCAAAGTAAATACTAAAAAGGACCCGGGGTAAAAGATTTGATGTTCTTTGACAACCAAATACATAAGAATTCACTTGCCTTTTGAGAATAGTCGATATGCATGCAAGGTGGACAAACATTTGCAAAGTAAAAACATTAGTTCAAAAGAATAGCGGGTGATCAAAGCGAACACTGCATATAATTGAGTACAAATCGTTGGCTTTGATTATAGGAGTGTTTTTCAAGTATGTACGAGAATAACAGTACTTTCTTAATAAGTAAAAACAAATGTATATTActtttccaaaaaagaaaaaaaagaaatcattggTTGATGTCTTTTTTCCTCTTCGTGAATATTAGAAAACTGTAAAAGGTACAATTATGTAAGTAAACAAAACTTTCTGTAGCACCAGACCATCTTATTGTTTCTACTACAGTTGAACTTTTGAGTGTCATTGGCCCTACATACAGCCTATAAGGTTGCCAATTTGTTCATATTATTTGTACATCAATGTGCAATTCCTTcttaataaactaataaacattGCGTGGGaggttaaattcaaattgtccaaaattattatattaattcacCATCGAATTGATGACCAAAAAAACCCAATCAATCCAACCTAATACGTTTGATTTGGGTTATCTCATTTAGATTggattttataaatgaaaatgtTATGTGTTGGATTGGTTCATAGGTTCACCTAAAATAACTCAACCCAACTCGAATTAATCCGAAACTATTATTAATTCTAAAAAGTATGCTTTTTTActtatacatacatatatttattttgattttatttgatttcattATTCTCATAGTataaattgagttgttaatcttaattcaatatcaaaaaataattaaattaattttgttacatatgttacttatttttaaaaacaaaaaatttaaataaatgactcgaataacctgaaccaacccaacccatatgTTTCATGGTTGTGTTGAGTTGGtttcatcatttaaaataagggttattttggttgaaaaaatttacgaATCCGAACAATTAGATTTAGTTTAAAAAGTATTTCAATCCAAGTCAACCTAACTCATACAGGTTAAATCATATACCATAATCAACATAGTCAAAAAGTGATTATTAATTTGGATCACCAAAACAATTGAATCTTCCAAGATTAGAGGTGGGTAAGTGAAATCACCTAACTCTAATGATTTTTCTGGGAGACCTTATAGCCATTGGCTGCAAAAGAAGATTGAGATGAGAAATTTTGATATCATATTTTTCAAGTGGTTTTATCCTATTATAATaagaaagattaaattttttattgagCCTTGACTTTTATGAATAGTGGTCAAAAAGTAATGGCTTTAATTTCTGAATTTTCTTCCAAGGGCACAGAACAAAGAATGTACCTAAAATAATCCTTAAACAGCTAGCTAGAAGGCTACAGTTTGAATAATCTGCATGTTTTTGGTTGATTTAATTGTTTTCTTTGTTAACCTCTTTGACTATAACTACATATGTGAGAGTATTTTTTTCTATAGtgataatttcaatattttggaAAGCAAGTAATTGGGAGGTTAGTAGAAAGTTCTTGGCAATTTCTCCTTCCAAGAATTTTAAACTAGTCCACCATAAACCAAACATGTTATGCAAttgattttggttttgattttcaCTCTTCCTTTTAACTATGTTTGGGAGTGCTTCAAGTTTTGGTCGTGATCAAAGTACATCTAAAGGTTATTTGGAACAAGGAGCAAAGTTGTTTAGTCTGTAGAGTTGTTAAGTTCAAAGAGTAGGTTTAAGAATTCTTTGAGCTAAATAAGGAATAGAGTTAACTTAAGAAGCATAGATATGGATATGAGACACAAATACGACATGACACGGACACGGCAACacactatattttaaaaatcttgGACACAACACGGCAAAGAcacatttattaaaaataaacatttttataccaaaagaaaattcaaagtaaatggGTTGATGCATTTATATGCTTAAAAAACTTAATTTGAAGTATTTCATACTCAGTTTATAATATTATCATATATGTATCTTTTTAGTCTGCCAACAAGTGTTCTATACATGTATAACACATTTGTTGCACTAACAAATGTCCGTGTTCAATAAGTGTTGGAGTGTCTAAGTGTCCGACATGTGTTGGACATGGACACGCTAGCCAAACTAAAGTGTTCATGCTTCTCAGGAGTTAACAACTCCATTTCCCTAACTCACTCCTAGTCCTGGGCTAAACATCCCCTAAGGACATCTTATCGAAAATATTATGTGGCACAACAATTTAGAGATACTTTTCTAAAAGGTAAGAAACTCTCAAGTAGATGTCTATTTTTTACAACATTTAGAGATACCTTGTCGAAAATAAAACCACTATGGATGGGTTAGTCTGTTGGCAATGTAAACGAACTTTAAAGACATTTCATAGGACGATGTTTGGAATTAttctaaaatgaataaaattactttggtaattttcaaaatcattctaaaacatatttttaaacattcaaaactaattttgattatataaaaattataaataaaagtgtaaagttaaatattaaattaagtttgaGTGATTAAAGGTGTGTTTCAGAGTAATTTTGAAACTGATAAAAGGTGaatttaacaatttcaaaatcactttcaaaTATGTAATAATTGCCACCTAtctatctattttttaaaatccttATAACAATCAAATGTTGCAAAGTTAAATAGCTAACATTCAGATTTAGTTAAAATGGCAAGTAAAGTGGTCCAAATACTTgcatatttgattattttagaaagaaaaaagatcTTGTCAAACTaattcaaaaagatctttttttcttatttgtttgATTGTGTCGTATAAGATTATACAAGGAGATATTTTTACCACACACTAATCAAATGTTTGAATGTGTAATTATCTCCTTATTTGTTTGAATGTGAAATTTTTACCACAAATGTTTCAAACAAATAAGGAGTCAAACTAATTTTTACCACACACTACTATACTGTAATTATCTCCTTATTTGTTTGAATGTGTCGTATGCACAAACTACAAGGATAGCTTTACAAATATAAAAGATTATATACAAGAGGAGGGTATGTCTGCTCTATATTTAGAGATGAGGGACAAGTGAAATTCATCCCATCAAGCCCCTGTTTCTCAGGGAAATGTGGCTAGATCAAAACCTTCTGCCTCCTGTCTTCAGTAGCTAAATATATCAACATGAACTTAAGTCTGAAGGACTGCGATCTTTCGAGACAAGCCATCCACTGCTTCATTTTTAACTTCAGGATTCGTTTCTTCCACCTGTAAAGATAAAGTCGCATCAAAAGAGAAGCTTGAGATGCTAAAAAGGCTTAGAAATAACTTGAATACATGTCTGAGATGTCCTAATGTGACATGTATTCCTTGTATCAGTTTTATAATTTGAGAAGCCGATCACAATTTAATGCATCAAATTTCTAGTAAGAAGAGTGAATTCATTCAAAGGAATAACGAGGAAATAAGCATACTCTTAATTACCTCAGACTTCTCCTTTGGTATTACCCCAACACACCTCGATGCACTAATACTAGCACTTTTCAAGAGATAAGAACTCTTATCTTTCTCCCTGCAACcattttgtggattgagttAATATTTCCAGAAAATTTTTTAGAAGCCACAGCAAAAGAAGTGAAAAACTACCTTTCAAAATCAATGTTATTCTCAGTGTTGTTCTGCTCAGTAGGACTAACCCGCTCCCTGAAAATATGACATCATAAATTTAGATGGAAACGAAGCATTTCCTACAAATCTATGCGCACattggaaagaaaaatattcatCAACCTTCTGAATAAAGGTGAAGGATTTCATAACTTGCTCTCATACAGGAAACAACTTTTTATTCCAAGATATATTTCTCTCCACAATCTTTTATCCAGGAGAAACAGAGGAAAAAGATATagagaatccttatcaattaTTTGGTCGCGAGGTGTCTTAAACTTATGTCATTGACTGAAGAGAACAACCAAACTTCTATTCAAATTATTACCGAGGTAAAGAAATATTCTGCCTTTGAAGTGGACTTCTTCTTTCACCTTTACCATGGTGCTCTTCCAGATGGGCAAACTGAAGCTTAAATCGATCAACACCACTGAGCATAAGCAAGAGAAAGAAATGGATTATTGACTGATGAACCAAGTGTAAATATGACTTTCATCTTGGATCAACCATTTGTTTGTATCCTCATGCCATGTAATATGCAAAATAATGATTATTCACTCTATGACATTGACCCATTCCAAAACTAATTGAGCAGTAAATGATGTTAATATTTAGTTATGCAGCAAAGTCAATACCTTGGATACATAAAGGTAGTTTGATGATCTCCATCAAGTTGACACTCCTGACGCATCTGGGGATGATATTCTAAAACCTGTAGACTCCAtacattaaatatattatattcttcGTTAAGTTTAACCATCCATAATTTTGGAAGGGAACCTTCATCTCCAAAACTTGGACAGCAAGTTTCGAGTTGCTAGGTTATATACCTCTGCATAAATCAACTCTctaacatcatcttttgataacCTCCTCCGCTCAAACTCAAACTCAAGTTTTGAAATTGGTTGAATAGAAGGTTCAAGTTCTGGTTTTGCCATACCATTGAAGTAAGGATCGGCAAGTGCCTGAAATTGAATGCAGTACACGAGATCtacatatttacaaatatttatagAAGGGTATTATTAGCGTAATAAAATGGGTCGGTAAATTCCACTCACCTCCGCAGCTGTTAGACGACATTTGGGATCAAATGCCAGGAGACGTTCCAGTAAACAAAGTGCCAATGGGTCAACATTAGGAAACTTTCGTGAGAATGGAACTGGTGGTTTTTTACGCATGTTTCCAAGGTACCTTCTTGCCTTCTCATTCCGGATCTTGGAATAGATTTAAAATACAAGAGGGTGCAGAAGACAGTTTCAATTGCGAGTAAATTTAAGCAAAGAATCTAAAATAACTTTAATGTCAATAAAAACTGTGAATTTTGCAGATGTTTCAATGATCTGAAACTACTTTAGAATTCAAGGACACAATTGTACAACCTGTAGAACAAATCCTGTGAAATTCAGAAACTAGtgcaataataaataaatgagtCAACCAACCTTTGCTATGGCCTCAGGTTCAGGAGTGCCAAACAGATCGGTAATTAGATCTAATTGGTGAACCACATTTTTTCCAGGAAACAATGGTTTCCCCGTAAGCATTTCTGCAAATATGCATCCGATACTCCATATATCTATAGCAGGGGTAtactgaaaaaataaaataaaattagtatgtcaaaatttgagtaacaatcattttaatttaCCCTAGAAAGGTTTGCCCAAGTTCCCTCCAACCCTTCAATATGACTTGTAATCAAACGTGATTTCTTGAAGATGTAAAGTGGCTTACTCTCGAGAAAAATGATCCACAGAGTTCAGGAGCACGATACCATCGAGTTGCAACATAATCCTTCGAAAAAGTCGATAATAAACccaagaaggaaaaaaaattagacttGACAATGAGTTGAGTGTCATGATGTACATAACCCAAGAAAggaaccaaaaagaaaaaaagaaaagaaaagaaaaccttACTGTCCAAAAAATAGTAGATGGCGCATCACTAAAAGATACACGAGCAAGTCCAAAATCACATATCTTTAGCCTGCAGTCAGCATTAGCAAGTATGTTTTTCGGCTTCAAATCTCGATGAAGGACATTTGCTGCATCACATATCCAATGAAATCAACGGCATGGTTAAGAATAATTTGAGGTGAAAAAGGCAATGATTGAATCAGTAAAAGAACCAACCTGCATGAATATATTTTAGGCCACTAAGAAGCTGATACAGAAAAAACTTATGCTGCCTGGGAGAAAGATCATTGTTTGCCTTAATTACATGGTGAAGATCAGACTTCATCAACTCAAAAACAAGATATATATCTTTGAATTCTCGTTGTGAAGGAGGAAGCATAATATGTTTTATCTCTACAATATTCGGATGATGAAGCATCCGAAGAAGCTTAATTTCTCTGAGGATACGTATGGCATCAGATACATGCTCAAACACATCATTAATTTTCTTGATGGCAACTCTTTCACCAGTCTGAGTGTCAATTGCAGAACCAACAACTCCGTAGCTTCCTTTCCCAATAACTTCTTGAATTTGGTATCGGCTTGCTTCTCCATACTCTGTGAAAAATTCTGATTGCTTATCACCCTGCAGAACAATCAGCAACAGTGAAAAACAAAGAACTGAAAAAGAGACCGGAAGGGCCACATATGCATCTTTGGGTTGCCTTATTAATCATACTATAGTGATCTCCTCTTTTTCATTTCAGTAAAGTCTTATATAGCAAAAGGCATAAATGGACGTACGAATTAATTACATGTTCAAGTATTTTACTGCCCCCTTTTTCCAAGAATTGTTCACTGAAAATATGCTCTCAACTAGAGAATTATTCCATAGAAAAAGCATCTGACATGTGAGTGTGCTTTTTTTAATATTCGAGAGTATTCAAGTATCTCGATTAATCTCCTGGGACAACCTAATAAAAGTAAACCCATCCAGAAAATAAATGAATCTTGGGCTTGTAACTTTACGTAGTCTAGAATGGTAGCTAACCAAATAAGCTAAGCGGACAGAGAGACCTTcaattaataaactaaaaataaacaataccCTGAATCCCAGAATTGAACATAATTAAAGAATTGGCTCCCTTCGCCTTCAGAAGTTAGATTTTTAGAGGAAAGAAAACAAtttagaggggaaaaaaaaaaaaaaaaaaaaggaaaataggaaACGGATACAATGAATAgtataatatttcaaaaatatgaATGCAGAGTATCACAGGACCAAATGGTGGTTCTTGAAAACTCGAGTGATCAAACATTGGATGCATGAAAGCAGAGAAACCAGGCCGaataaattacttaattaataGAACCAGAAATCCAATTCAAGtagaaataaaaatacatataatgAAAGAGACGAACATCAAACTCAGTTGACCATATATTGGATGCAGGAAAGATGGGGAAGAAGCTACAGAGAACCTGATTGAGGCGATCCATGGTAGCGCAGATTAACGAAAATTCGAGTTCAGTATGTATCAAACCTTAGATTCAAGGCCCCAATCCGATAATGGCTACTAAATATTAGGTGTAGTATGGTCGGAGTCCCGAATCAGTtgtttaaatgagaaattaagagaaaatgTATAGATAGAAATGGGGCAGTAAAACCAAAGACAAAATCGACCACAAGAATTTTCCGCTCACCGTATAAAACCAGTGGTCGCCTTCCTCGGTTGTGATTCAGCTCTCCGCCATTGAATTGCAGCATTTTCCGTTCTCCCATCTTTCGCAATTTTCTCTGTGGCCAATCATCAGCGCCACAAAGTTTGGACTAAACTAAATCTCTTGTATACATTTTtcgtctctctctctctctctcgatcCCAACATTGGAACAGGCTCCAGCCTTCAATCCGCCATTGTTATGCTTTTCACATAGTTTAATTTAATGGATGATTAAGTGAATTGAAAGTTTTAGGATGTGATTATAATGATAAGTTTTGTACTCTAATGACAGTTTATGCAGTTTTCTCTACATTTTACCTGACTATCATACGTATTGGGTTTGTTTCTAACTTGATAGATATCATGTTTGTTTGTATAAAACTTTTCATTACAATATCAACTTTTTGCTTAGgtattgacaacattttataagttttaaggttttaatttcaaatataattacCATGTGTCTTTCGTTGAGTTGAAAGTTTGAATTCTTACCTCTAtggtttattattatattttaaacaacataattgtaacatcccgaatatcagaaaaatttaaatctaaaattattgaggtaaaataattaaaaaaaacttttattgattaaattgaatttaattgattagatatttgaactaattaaaaaaaaattaaggagataattaatttcatgtagttttgaattgatttaaatatttggagagatttaattttggtttttgaaacttaaattaagataatttgaaatgttaattgatttattaatttaatagaatctttggagatactgtcataaaatattttctttatcttttcaaattttgaaaaaaaaataaagaattgagatttttcgaaattaaatgagagtgaaaataGGCCAAAAAATCGGGGAGAAAGCAATTCGGTTTTTCATTGATAGCTTCCATAAAATTGTCGATTGCGGAAGTTTGAACCATTGGATTGTGCTCAAATTTGGTTCGAGACATATAGAGTTCCATTTTGAgtggttggatcgttgtttgaaactctggtttgttcgtaatcactatcgaatgaaatttgtaaaactagaaatttccctctctcactctcgcaaaccctcctcatgcaagaccctcactaccagccgctaacctaaacaatttatgtcgtcTGACAACAACACCCGCTGCCTATCTATGGTTGCCACCACCGCTGATGCCATTATCACCGAAATTGatattttgggtaagttttagAATTCTTGGAGGTTCTTGATCACCCATTAGCTTTTGGCCCAAATTGGTTGATATCCTTTATGTTTCGCTCTTAGATTGAAGCTTAGGAACGTTTCTAATCACTGTCCAACAAGGGAAATGAGTTTTTGAACATTTACTATTCGAAGTTTGGAGATCAATGGCGTGTTTTCTAGCAGGATTTACGATCGTTCGGTCATTTCGTTGGTTTTAGTTCAAGTAAattgttggagttggttgtcgagatAACTGTCTTTGACTTAATTTGAGGTAAGTGAATCTATTACCGGAATTTCTGTGTCAGGCACCCTAATTTAGGTTTATCAAGTTATTTATTGGGATCTAGAAGCTAGACTTGGAAGTTGTAGTGCCTTgtgtatttatgttttttttttttttttttttNNNNNNNNNNNNNNNNNNNNtttttttggagtttgagcATATTTGAGACGGCGTGTTATGTCATGATATGAGTTGTGGAACTTCCCATgaaatatttgtatatgatgcatgattagaCTAGTAGGAGCAATATACCATCTCATCTCGATGCATGAACAGCGAACAACCAGAGTTATTACTCACTACATCAAAAAATTTCCATTAATGAAAGATGTAAATCCATTGGAAAATCTATATTTACAGGGGACCGATGAGTCcaatttcatgtttgacggtgagccttcgggccgctagacatgcatgaATCGATAGGTTcatgttcatgttattttttccatgtttgacggtgtgccttcaAGCCACTAGACATGCATGAACCGACAGATACACGTTTATGTTTCTTTTCCCATGATTGACGGTGTGCCTtcaggccactagacatgcgtgaaccgacaggtACACAATTATGTTTCCTTTCCCATGATTGACGGTGTGCTTTCATGCCACTAGACAGGCGTGAACTGATAGGTACACGATTATGTTTCTTTTCCCATGATTGACGGTGTGCCACTAGGCCACTAGACTTGCAAGTTAAGGCGGGTCAGGTTATCTTCTTAGTTAACCATTCAGGAACAGGCTTCAACATGAAAGTTCCACTAACCACAAGCATTCACTGCATGTGAATGCACAACCTGATcccggtaatgggatcacttattGGATATTGTTATACTTATCCTTTAttcctttatgtttttcaaGGAATGGTTGGCAAGTGACAGACAGGATTCGTGATAGAGCCATATGGGGACAAGATAAATTGCTTCCGTTCAGTCTATGTTTTtgtcatttgaatgttttgaaactaGAATTTAATGTGAGGCGAAAAATTTTAACgttttgaatgttttctttatgaatattatttttaggAGACCCcgaataaaagttttatttatttatttttaagtttattttgaaaaatctatCTTTAttgtttcaataaattttattgaacAAAATATATGGGTTTTAAATGTGTATTTAGTCGTAACGGCCTAGTACTCAAAAGGTTGGGTCGTTACAAtaattgtatttgttttttcaattctttgaattataacaagtaaatataaattatacttTACACAAACCTATAACTGAAAACAAAGTAAATtagtaccaaaaaaaaaaaaccctctaaGAGTTCATAGATTAAAAGTAAACTTTCAGCAAAAGGTTGTTAAAATTTTGAGCTTATAATTCTACCTACAAATAGAACTCGTACACTTGTAAACATCTGGGTTAGTCTCTGAATTTTCCATtatatcttctttatttatttatttattattattattattttgttgaatACATGTATATAGTTCTAATTTTTAAAGATAGGGTAATTATAATCAATAgcattttagggataataacCAAGTGTTTAACAacgtttaaaaaaaatagaaatatatcaaagcctatcgttgatagactcttatcaGCGATATGGCCTACTTCTACCAACGGtatgatctatcactgataaattatctaaattttaccattttttgtaatttgtttACATTATGTTGTGTTTGCtaatattttgtatttgattgatatatttgcaactgtc encodes:
- the LOC120082540 gene encoding mitogen-activated protein kinase 9 isoform X3 — translated: MLHHPNIVEIKHIMLPPSQREFKDIYLVFELMKSDLHHVIKANNDLSPRQHKFFLYQLLSGLKYIHAANVLHRDLKPKNILANADCRLKICDFGLARVSFSDAPSTIFWTDYVATRWYRAPELCGSFFSRYTPAIDIWSIGCIFAEMLTGKPLFPGKNVVHQLDLITDLFGTPEPEAIAKIRNEKARRYLGNMRKKPPVPFSRKFPNVDPLALCLLERLLAFDPKCRLTAAEALADPYFNGMAKPELEPSIQPISKLEFEFERRRLSKDDVRELIYAEVLEYHPQMRQECQLDGDHQTTFMYPSGVDRFKLQFAHLEEHHGKGERRSPLQRQNISLPRERVSPTEQNNTENNIDFEREKDKSSYLLKSASISASRCVGVIPKEKSEVEETNPEVKNEAVDGLSRKIAVLQT
- the LOC120082540 gene encoding mitogen-activated protein kinase 9 isoform X1, producing the protein MDRLNQVLCSFFPIFPASNIWSTEFDGDKQSEFFTEYGEASRYQIQEVIGKGSYGVVGSAIDTQTGERVAIKKINDVFEHVSDAIRILREIKLLRMLHHPNIVEIKHIMLPPSQREFKDIYLVFELMKSDLHHVIKANNDLSPRQHKFFLYQLLSGLKYIHAANVLHRDLKPKNILANADCRLKICDFGLARVSFSDAPSTIFWTDYVATRWYRAPELCGSFFSRYTPAIDIWSIGCIFAEMLTGKPLFPGKNVVHQLDLITDLFGTPEPEAIAKIRNEKARRYLGNMRKKPPVPFSRKFPNVDPLALCLLERLLAFDPKCRLTAAEALADPYFNGMAKPELEPSIQPISKLEFEFERRRLSKDDVRELIYAEVLEYHPQMRQECQLDGDHQTTFMYPSGVDRFKLQFAHLEEHHGKGERRSPLQRQNISLPRERVSPTEQNNTENNIDFEREKDKSSYLLKSASISASRCVGVIPKEKSEVEETNPEVKNEAVDGLSRKIAVLQT
- the LOC120082540 gene encoding mitogen-activated protein kinase 9 isoform X2 — encoded protein: MDRLNQGDKQSEFFTEYGEASRYQIQEVIGKGSYGVVGSAIDTQTGERVAIKKINDVFEHVSDAIRILREIKLLRMLHHPNIVEIKHIMLPPSQREFKDIYLVFELMKSDLHHVIKANNDLSPRQHKFFLYQLLSGLKYIHAANVLHRDLKPKNILANADCRLKICDFGLARVSFSDAPSTIFWTDYVATRWYRAPELCGSFFSRYTPAIDIWSIGCIFAEMLTGKPLFPGKNVVHQLDLITDLFGTPEPEAIAKIRNEKARRYLGNMRKKPPVPFSRKFPNVDPLALCLLERLLAFDPKCRLTAAEALADPYFNGMAKPELEPSIQPISKLEFEFERRRLSKDDVRELIYAEVLEYHPQMRQECQLDGDHQTTFMYPSGVDRFKLQFAHLEEHHGKGERRSPLQRQNISLPRERVSPTEQNNTENNIDFEREKDKSSYLLKSASISASRCVGVIPKEKSEVEETNPEVKNEAVDGLSRKIAVLQT